The Candidatus Kryptoniota bacterium DNA segment AGTGAAAAGTGCCATCATGATAAAGGTCAATTTAGTCATTCTCTCTACTCCATTGGATGGGGAATGAGGTGCGAGGGTAGTACAGGCACACAGGTACAGAGGCAACAAAGGCGAAAAGCAAATTATGGCAAGTACTCTTTATCAATTAAGTTTACTCAAAAGAGCACTTAGCATTCGTTCAAGCTCTCGACTCTTTTCATGAATCACGTCGAACTCGCATTGACCCAGATAATTCAGGTTCGACGCAATCTGGAGCTGAGTTTGTATTTCAAACGTAGAGCCCATTGCAATCCTGAGAAACCGAACATAGTCGCCGGTGGATCTGCGCCCGTAACCTTCTGCAATATTGCTCGGTACCGAAACAGAACAGCGTCGCATTTGAGAGATAAGACCAAACTGTTCATCTTTTGGAAAACATTTCGTCATTTTATAAATGTCGGTAACGAATGAAATCGATTTCTGCCAGACAATCAGATC contains these protein-coding regions:
- a CDS encoding four helix bundle protein, translated to MKVETERKSIKTYRDLIVWQKSISFVTDIYKMTKCFPKDEQFGLISQMRRCSVSVPSNIAEGYGRRSTGDYVRFLRIAMGSTFEIQTQLQIASNLNYLGQCEFDVIHEKSRELERMLSALLSKLN